In Clarias gariepinus isolate MV-2021 ecotype Netherlands chromosome 1, CGAR_prim_01v2, whole genome shotgun sequence, one DNA window encodes the following:
- the scp2a gene encoding sterol carrier protein 2: MLWSRFVSATFSRSLSLSQVHYFMTMAPVRNRVFVVGVGMTKFDKPGARDGDYPEMAKEAGEKALADAGVPYSAVEQACVGYVYGDSTCGQRAIYHSLGMSGIPIINVNNNCSTGSTAIFMARQLVQGGLADCVLALGFEKMERGSLSSKYMDRTNPMDKHMEVMINRYGMAPAPGAPQMFGNAGREHMEKYGTKPEHFAKIAWKNHKHSTNNPYSQFQDEYSLEQVINSRKVFGYLTLLQCCPTSDGAGAAVLASEGFVRKHGLENKAVEIIAQEMVTDLSTTFEENSCIKMVGYDMTRLAAKKCFESAGLKPADVDVIELHDCFSANELITYEALGLCPEGRAGELIDRGDNTYGGKWVVNPSGGLISKGHPLGATGLAQCAELCWQLRGEAGKRQVQRAKVALQHNIGLGGAVVVTLYRMGFPLKARSRIGAVLTSAAAGLEAFKSHSVFKEIEKKLQEEGEAYVKKVGGIFAFKVKDGPDGKEALWVVDVKNGKGSVSNNAGIKSDCTITMSDADLLDLMTGGLNPQTAFFQGKLKISGNMGMAMKLQNLQLTPGKAKL; this comes from the exons ATGCTGTGGAGTCGGTTTGTTAGCGCCACTTTTAGCAggagtctctctctcagtcaAGTGCACTATTTCATGACGATGGCTCCCGTGAGGAACAGAGTGTTTGTTGTTGGCGTCGGAATGACGAAg TTTGATAAGCCAGGTGCGAGAGATGGAGATTATCCAGAAATGGCCAAAGAAGCAG GAGAGAAAGCATTGGCTGATGCAGGAGTACCCTACTCTGCTGTCGAGCAGGCGTGTGTGGGTTATGTTTACG GCGACTCCACATGCGGACAGCGTGCCATATACCACAGCCTGGGTATGTCGGGCATCCCCATAATCAACGTCAATAACAACTGTTCCACAGGTTCCACGGCGATCTTCATGGCCAGACAACTCGTCCAGGGAG GTTTGGCTGACTGTGTGCTCGCTTTGGGGTTCGAGAAAATGGAAAGAGGCTCTTTGTCTTCTAAG tatatGGACAGGACTAATCCTATGGACAAACACATGGAGGTGATGATCAACCGATACGGCATGGCTCCAGCTCCGGGCGCGCCTCAGATGTTTGGCAACGCTGGGAGAGAGCACATGGAGAAGTACG GAACTAAACCAGAGCACTTTGCTAAAATTGCCTGGAAGAATCACAAGCACTCGACTAACAACCC GTATTCTCAGTTCCAGGACGAGTACAGCCTGGAGCAGGTGATTAATTCCCGCAAGGTTTTCGGGTACCTCACACTTCTCCAGTGCTG tccTACATCTGATGGAGCCGGAGCAGCAGTGCTAGCCAGCGAGGGCTTTGTGAGGAAGCACGGTCTGGAGAACAAAGCCGTGGAGATCATCGCTCAGGAGATGGTCACTGATCTCTCTACGACATTCGAGGAGAACAGCTGCATCAAGATG GTTGGCTACGACATGACTCGCCTCGCTGCCAAAAAGTGCTTCGAGTCGGCAGGACTGAAACCGGCGGATGTCGATGTCATCGAGCTGCACGACTGTTTCTCGGCCAACGAGCTCATCACGTATGAAGCGCTCGGCCTTTGTCCTGAAG GTAGGGCCGGAGAGCTGATCGACCGAGGAGACAACACGTATGGGGGCAAGTGGGTGGTTAACCCAAGTGGAGGGCTCATATCGAAGGGACACCCACTTGGAGCTACAG GTCTGGCCCAGTGTGCAGAGCTGTGCTGGCAGTTAAGAGGCGAGGCGGGGAAAAGGCAGGTCCAGAGGGCGAAGGTCGCTCTGCAACACAACATTGGCCTCGGTGGAGCCGTAGTCGTCACTCTGTACAGGATGGGATTCCCTCTAAAAGCAAG ATCTCGAATCGGCGCAGTGCTCACCAGCGCAGCCGCAGGACTGGAGGCCTTCAAATCTCATTCAGTGTTTAAAGAAATCGAGAAGAAACTGCAGGAG GAAGGAGAAGCATACGTCAAAAAAGTCGGTGgcatttttgcttttaaagtgAAGGACGGGCCGGATGGGAAAGAAGCTCTGTGGGTGGTGGATGTGAAGAACGGGAAAGGATCAGTGAGCAACAACGCAG GGATAAAATCAGACTGTACGATCACAATGTCTGACGCCGATCTCCTTGACTTGATGACCGGCGGACTGAATCCACAAACT GCCTTTTTCCAAGGAAAACTAAAGATTTCTGGGAACATGGGAATGGCGATGAAGCTACAGAACCTCCAGCTGACACCAGGCAAAGCCAAACTGTGA